The following proteins come from a genomic window of Chryseobacterium glaciei:
- a CDS encoding RteC domain-containing protein, whose product MSSLTKSQITMKTFYKTVQETIKNAEQKISLDSENAIDESRRMTILLKELLNELRARVLTGGFRDSEEEKEFFRKIKPEVQGKLLYYNKVFRIEIGRPVNFGAIYQTYFLNQLQRLEENYNEHISGSEFYRYYRSGSRERDNCYFIRGRMDFDTGLQSHFFESDPLFSTYYDYKVSRIIESDLLYEYLLMRTSNDLENSRLLLSDFGNESVNWTDSKNALIELIYALYATECIGNGNVGIKKVTLAFQSLFNIHLGDVHHAFHRMKYRSGSRSIFLERMKSSLEQYMDKEFM is encoded by the coding sequence ATGTCTTCACTAACTAAATCCCAAATAACCATGAAAACTTTTTACAAAACCGTTCAGGAAACGATTAAAAATGCTGAACAAAAAATCAGTTTGGATTCTGAAAATGCCATTGACGAATCAAGAAGAATGACCATCTTATTAAAGGAGCTTTTAAATGAATTAAGAGCGCGCGTTTTAACAGGCGGATTTCGAGATTCGGAGGAGGAAAAAGAATTTTTCCGAAAAATAAAACCTGAAGTGCAGGGTAAGCTGCTCTATTATAATAAGGTGTTCCGTATTGAGATTGGACGTCCGGTGAATTTTGGTGCTATTTATCAGACGTACTTTTTGAATCAGTTGCAACGGTTGGAAGAAAATTATAATGAACATATTTCGGGTTCTGAATTTTACCGCTATTATCGGTCAGGCAGCAGGGAAAGGGATAACTGTTATTTTATTCGTGGAAGAATGGATTTCGATACCGGTCTTCAAAGCCATTTTTTCGAATCAGATCCGTTATTTTCCACCTACTATGATTATAAAGTATCACGCATTATAGAAAGTGATCTATTGTACGAATACCTTTTGATGCGCACGAGTAATGATCTCGAAAACAGCCGTCTTTTACTATCCGATTTCGGGAATGAATCTGTTAACTGGACCGATTCTAAAAATGCACTCATTGAACTTATCTACGCGTTATATGCTACAGAATGTATAGGTAATGGTAACGTTGGTATTAAAAAGGTTACCCTGGCTTTTCAAAGTCTTTTTAATATTCATCTTGGTGATGTTCATCATGCCTTCCACCGCATGAAATACCGCAGCGGCAGCCGCAGTATTTTTCTGGAACGTATGAAATCTTCGCTGGAACAATACATGGATAAAGAATTTATGTGA
- a CDS encoding histone H1, translated as MKELLEKISAELEKFKADADLQAEKGNKAAGTRARKSALELSKLFKEFRKVSVDEAKK; from the coding sequence ATGAAAGAGTTATTGGAAAAGATCAGTGCAGAGCTGGAAAAATTCAAAGCAGATGCTGATTTACAGGCTGAAAAAGGAAACAAGGCAGCCGGTACAAGAGCCCGTAAATCGGCTCTGGAACTAAGTAAGCTATTTAAGGAATTCAGAAAGGTTTCTGTTGATGAAGCTAAAAAGTAA
- a CDS encoding DUF3945 domain-containing protein, producing MSELENAAKENPKQEIPGQSSPDQLSDILLVLNKEKMRIEAVKGIGKNGELETVPPDKKNQNQFMKVDKNGDLFSNFFSNFFSQLKNPTNFSFFKVPAKAAVKTADEIQKSIDISSEGGNEILSKYEVNADKQQENKPQNQNNMETSQTNQQAAQNITQANQGAPGTTENRYKAEDIDWNTMSKLGLNQEKLEKMNVLEDLLKGFKTDKLVPVSLNLGTVITRMDARLSLQRNSEREVTVAIHGIRKEPNLDFKFFGHEFSKEDKENLLKTGNMGRVVELENLKNGEKIPSIISIDKLTNEIVALRTDKIKIPDNLKGLVLTAEQKQTLMDGKPLYLEGMTSNKGELFDGKVQFNAEKRYVQFLRNDDLSSKLQQNIATEPNKIFRDKELTDKQHADLKDGKTVKISGLVDKKGKKYEGYITFNKGTGRTDFDFKNPNDLKENVQPAEGHKTQVAVNSEGKTNESTKNIKEPLKSGQKGPDSQKQQDTQKAENKRPVRKGLKA from the coding sequence ATGAGTGAATTAGAAAACGCAGCAAAAGAAAATCCTAAACAGGAAATACCCGGTCAGTCTTCTCCGGATCAGCTGTCGGATATTTTACTGGTTTTGAACAAGGAAAAAATGAGAATTGAGGCAGTTAAAGGGATTGGGAAAAATGGTGAACTGGAAACTGTTCCGCCTGATAAGAAAAATCAAAATCAGTTCATGAAGGTGGATAAAAATGGAGATCTTTTTTCGAACTTCTTTTCCAACTTTTTTAGCCAGCTTAAAAATCCTACCAACTTTTCTTTTTTTAAAGTACCGGCTAAAGCTGCTGTTAAAACGGCTGATGAAATTCAAAAGTCTATTGATATTTCATCAGAGGGTGGGAATGAAATTCTTTCCAAATACGAAGTCAATGCTGATAAACAGCAGGAAAATAAACCTCAAAATCAAAATAATATGGAAACATCACAAACAAACCAGCAGGCGGCACAAAACATTACGCAGGCAAATCAAGGAGCTCCGGGAACCACTGAAAACCGTTACAAAGCGGAAGACATCGATTGGAATACCATGTCCAAATTGGGTCTTAATCAGGAAAAACTGGAGAAAATGAACGTTTTAGAGGATTTACTAAAAGGCTTTAAAACAGATAAACTTGTTCCGGTAAGTCTTAACCTTGGTACGGTCATCACCCGCATGGATGCAAGGTTGTCGCTGCAAAGAAATTCTGAAAGGGAAGTTACCGTTGCTATTCATGGTATCCGCAAAGAGCCCAATCTGGATTTCAAGTTCTTCGGACATGAGTTTAGTAAAGAAGATAAGGAAAACTTATTGAAAACTGGGAATATGGGACGTGTTGTAGAGCTTGAAAATCTTAAAAATGGTGAGAAGATTCCTTCTATCATTAGTATTGATAAGCTGACCAATGAAATCGTGGCCTTAAGAACAGATAAGATCAAAATTCCGGATAATCTCAAGGGACTTGTATTGACTGCCGAACAAAAGCAAACTTTGATGGATGGGAAGCCCCTTTATCTGGAGGGGATGACGTCGAATAAAGGGGAACTCTTTGATGGTAAGGTACAGTTTAATGCGGAAAAGCGTTATGTGCAGTTTTTACGTAATGATGATCTCAGCAGCAAATTACAGCAAAATATAGCCACAGAACCCAACAAAATTTTCAGGGATAAAGAGCTTACCGATAAACAGCATGCAGATCTAAAAGACGGTAAGACTGTAAAAATTTCGGGGTTAGTGGATAAAAAAGGAAAGAAATACGAGGGGTACATCACCTTTAATAAAGGGACAGGCAGGACAGATTTTGATTTTAAAAATCCTAATGATCTGAAAGAAAATGTTCAGCCGGCAGAAGGGCACAAAACGCAGGTCGCTGTTAATTCAGAGGGGAAAACCAATGAGTCGACAAAAAACATCAAAGAGCCTTTAAAATCGGGACAGAAAGGACCGGACAGTCAAAAGCAGCAAGACACTCAGAAAGCTGAAAACAAGAGACCTGTGAGAAAAGGTCTTAAAGCATAA
- a CDS encoding type IA DNA topoisomerase has protein sequence MKLVIAEKPSVGREIAALLGATEKNDGYLSGNSYCVTWAFGHLITLAMPEDYGIAGFSKESLPILPNPFELIVRKVKKEKSYVIDSGAAKQLKIIERKFKECESIIVATDAGREGELIFRYIYQYLKCQKPFERLWISSLTEKAIKQGFMNLKPGNDFDQLFYAAQSRSRADWLVGINASQALSISAGNGIYSLGRVQTPTLALICKRFIDNKNFLVQKYWQIQLQHSKESIDFKSISQTRWDDRKKAEDSLKLILKSGTAKVSTIDTKKVSEQAPLLFDLTGLQKECNKKLNLSAEETLNIAQSLYEKQFITYPRTGSCYIPEDVWAEIPHLIKSLNDRKTLTEAVSKLKWGHFNKRIVNDLKVTDHHGLLVTDKVPSALVGNESAVYDMIAVRLLESVCQPCKKEITTISTEVLHYEFSSKGIVIKEPGWRIIQGNFSDESEDAAEPLPVFKIGDNLIIQEADAIAKQTKAQPLYTEASLLSAMENCGKEIENVEERKALQNVGIGTPATRAAIIETLFSRDYIKREKKTLFPTEKGLKVYDFIKEKKIADAAMTGEWELALQKIENGEASAEDFQLEIENYTRSITEELLSVSLNTENLPDLICPKCKTMHLLIRDKIVKCPDAVCNWILFRSICGVQLNVKEVENLVNKGKTTLLKGMTSKAGKKFDARIVLNEQTETAFEFDNNRFHKK, from the coding sequence ATGAAATTAGTTATCGCAGAAAAGCCGAGTGTTGGCCGTGAAATTGCCGCATTATTAGGTGCTACAGAGAAAAATGATGGTTATTTATCCGGAAATTCATATTGTGTAACATGGGCATTTGGACATCTGATCACCCTTGCTATGCCGGAAGATTACGGTATAGCGGGATTCAGCAAGGAATCCCTGCCCATCCTGCCAAACCCCTTTGAACTGATCGTACGGAAAGTCAAAAAGGAAAAGTCTTACGTCATTGATTCCGGAGCTGCCAAACAGCTAAAAATCATTGAACGGAAATTTAAAGAATGTGAAAGCATTATTGTAGCTACTGATGCAGGGCGAGAAGGAGAACTCATCTTCCGGTATATTTATCAATACTTAAAGTGTCAAAAACCATTTGAACGTTTGTGGATCAGTTCTTTAACGGAAAAAGCTATCAAGCAGGGTTTTATGAACCTTAAACCCGGAAATGACTTTGATCAGTTATTTTACGCTGCACAAAGCAGAAGCAGGGCAGACTGGCTGGTAGGAATTAATGCCTCCCAGGCATTGAGTATTTCTGCCGGAAACGGCATCTATTCATTGGGTAGGGTGCAGACTCCAACCTTAGCTTTGATCTGCAAACGATTTATAGACAATAAAAATTTTTTGGTTCAGAAATACTGGCAGATACAACTGCAACATAGCAAGGAGTCTATAGATTTTAAAAGTATTTCTCAAACCAGGTGGGATGATCGAAAGAAAGCTGAGGATTCGCTAAAATTGATCCTTAAAAGTGGAACGGCCAAGGTCAGTACTATTGACACCAAAAAAGTTTCAGAACAGGCTCCCTTGTTGTTTGATTTAACAGGTCTCCAAAAGGAATGCAATAAGAAGCTGAATCTCTCCGCTGAAGAAACGCTCAATATAGCGCAAAGCCTTTATGAAAAACAGTTCATTACCTATCCGCGCACAGGGAGCTGCTATATTCCCGAAGATGTCTGGGCGGAAATTCCACATTTAATCAAATCACTGAATGACCGTAAGACTTTAACCGAAGCCGTTTCAAAATTAAAGTGGGGACACTTTAATAAAAGGATCGTTAATGATTTAAAGGTAACCGACCATCATGGTTTACTCGTTACGGATAAAGTTCCTTCTGCTTTGGTGGGAAACGAATCTGCTGTTTACGATATGATCGCCGTTCGTCTGCTGGAATCAGTTTGCCAGCCCTGCAAAAAGGAAATTACCACGATCAGCACAGAGGTTCTTCATTACGAATTTTCTTCAAAAGGAATTGTGATTAAAGAACCGGGTTGGCGTATCATCCAAGGAAACTTTAGTGATGAAAGTGAAGATGCTGCAGAGCCTCTTCCAGTATTTAAAATAGGTGATAATCTAATCATACAGGAAGCTGACGCGATAGCAAAACAGACCAAAGCACAACCCCTATATACCGAGGCAAGTCTTCTGTCCGCTATGGAAAATTGTGGAAAGGAAATTGAAAATGTGGAAGAACGCAAAGCACTGCAAAACGTAGGTATTGGTACACCGGCAACCCGGGCTGCAATTATTGAGACTTTATTTAGCCGTGATTATATTAAACGTGAAAAAAAAACACTTTTTCCAACAGAAAAGGGACTTAAAGTGTATGACTTTATCAAGGAAAAGAAAATTGCTGATGCGGCTATGACTGGTGAATGGGAACTTGCTTTACAAAAGATTGAAAACGGAGAGGCTAGTGCAGAAGATTTTCAATTAGAAATTGAAAATTATACGAGGTCCATTACCGAAGAATTGTTATCAGTTTCTCTAAATACTGAAAACCTGCCTGATTTAATTTGTCCGAAATGTAAGACCATGCATCTGCTCATTAGGGACAAGATCGTTAAATGTCCTGATGCGGTTTGTAACTGGATCTTATTTCGCAGCATCTGTGGGGTACAGTTAAATGTAAAGGAAGTTGAAAACCTTGTTAATAAAGGAAAGACTACGCTTCTAAAAGGAATGACAAGTAAGGCGGGGAAGAAATTCGATGCACGGATCGTATTGAATGAACAGACAGAAACAGCTTTTGAATTTGATAACAACAGATTCCACAAAAAATAA
- a CDS encoding N-6 DNA methylase produces MGFNKKEHLRQNIDALKVVFQLEKEKRPATQREQKLLLEYSGFGGLKFILNPVENEIDVNHWRKTEHDLFPLTQQLHQLLKSNTLDEKQYRRYVDSMRSSVLSAFYTPPEIIDALADSLDSSGVNIQKFLEPSAGIGAFLNSFSRQNIGSVTAYEKDLLTGKVLTQLYPDYNIHIAGFEEIPDGEREKYDVVASNIPFGDASVFDLSFSRGNDEVRKQAARSVHNYFFLKGSDMLRDGGILVFITSQGVLNSPKNEPIRRALMRNCNLVSAVRLPNNLFTEHAGTEVGSDLIILQKNSLKKGLSEAEELFCESRLTEYQTAGNAFFHDNKRIIHTSSVLGTDPYGQPALIYTHKDGVGGIAGDLKVMLSEDFRDHFNLGLYQGVQNEKSFVQVSATPKITPPVTEPITTKQEQQDGVTPTYIPAKSEVQLSLFDLFENEGSAIDIAKNAKTKKSTVQQKKTVTSRKTVNDRERARQGILFSATMQVQDISAKTTGTSPVNNNQQINSKSKTSLGDLFSGLGEDALSETAPAMKSIPEPGMYTGTIQSFHRNDCLVTDHGHVGYLKDLDEEKENAMFHPLSLPTAQKAKAETYILVRDTYIDLYQKEAEKQTEHKPERETLNKLYDEFIKRYGNLNAAENIKLIKTDAAGKEIPYLERVVGGVVHKADIFHRPVSFSTTTLATNNPDEALAASLNRYGNVNLFYMSQISDMAAEDLKGALHGRIFYNPLEREYDISERWVSGNVVEKAKELEAYLDHHPDDKEAKESLAALQEAKPRQIEFEELDFNLGERWIPTGIYERFASHLFDTEVRIHYTENTDDFSIKCDQKNAHIRDKYAIKSESRTYDGIALLKNALVNTTPDITKKVTIGDQEVKVRDMEAIQMANSKIDEIRKAFTDWLHDQNDEFKKRLTAQYNDTFNCFVRPQYNGSHQDFPGLDRKALGIEDLYSSQKDAVWMIKLNGGAICDHEVGAGKTLIMCTAAQEMKRLGLAHKPMMIGLKANVHEIAETYRTAYPHAKILYPGKEDFTPQKRLRIFGDIKNNDWDCIILTHDQFGMIPQSPELQKEILQIELNSVEENLSALQAQGSEISRAMLKGVLIRKQNLEVKLKTLEHDIENRKDDVVDFKMMGIDHLLVDESHRFKNLMFNTRHDRVAGLGNIQGSQKALNLLFAIRTIQERTGKDMGATFLSGTTISNSLTELYLLFKYLRPQALEKQGITCFDAWAAIYARKTTDYEFSVANNIVQKERFRYFIKVPELAQFYSEITDYRTAKDIGIDRPEKNEILYNIPPTPQQEAFIKKLMEFAKTGNATLLGRAPLSKSEEKAKMLIATDYARKMSLDMRMISQQYVDHPDSKASHCAANIAKYYKKFNAQKGTQFVFSDLGTYKPGVWNVYSEIKRKLVEDHGIPAQEIRFIQEAKNDTQRREFIRWMNEGKIRVLFGSTDMLGTGVNAQKRAVAIHHLDTPWRPSDLAQRDGRAIRKGNEIAKFFAENIVDVIIYAVEKSLDSYKFNLLYNKQLFIDQLKNNSLGKRTIDEGSMDEKSGMNFSEYVAILSGNTELLEKAKLEKQIAGLESERQAFNRSKVTSKYKLEDMTATVEAIKSRLDRMKVDWNNLEKRLEKNQDGVVLNPIKLLGLAADAEVKQVGMTLGEISKKARTGGGYEEIGSLYGFTLLVKTEISKKEDTEIKLNKFFVMGESNIKYTYNNGMMASEPKLAAMNFLSALEKIPGLISEEQKKADELERDLPVLREVVESTWSKEHKLSELKTELSAVERQIQLSIADKEERAPSPEGQAVQTDDDKNKEMSAPHIKVKL; encoded by the coding sequence ATGGGCTTCAATAAGAAGGAGCATCTTCGCCAGAACATTGATGCTTTAAAAGTTGTCTTTCAGTTAGAGAAAGAGAAACGCCCGGCTACACAAAGAGAGCAGAAACTTTTACTTGAGTACAGCGGATTTGGCGGGTTGAAATTTATCCTCAATCCGGTGGAAAATGAGATCGATGTTAACCATTGGCGAAAGACAGAACATGATCTTTTTCCGCTCACGCAGCAGCTTCACCAGCTTCTCAAAAGTAATACCCTGGATGAAAAACAGTACCGCCGCTATGTAGATAGTATGCGGAGTTCTGTGTTGTCTGCCTTTTATACCCCTCCGGAAATAATTGATGCGCTCGCGGACAGTTTAGACAGCAGTGGGGTAAACATCCAAAAATTTTTGGAGCCATCGGCCGGAATCGGTGCCTTTCTAAATTCTTTTTCGCGCCAAAACATAGGCAGTGTTACTGCGTATGAAAAGGATCTGCTTACAGGAAAGGTGCTAACACAACTGTATCCTGATTATAATATTCATATAGCAGGTTTTGAAGAGATTCCTGACGGTGAAAGAGAAAAGTACGATGTTGTTGCCAGCAATATTCCTTTTGGCGATGCTTCTGTTTTTGACCTGTCCTTTTCAAGAGGGAATGACGAGGTAAGAAAACAAGCGGCAAGAAGTGTCCATAATTATTTTTTCCTGAAAGGGAGCGATATGCTGCGTGATGGCGGTATACTGGTATTTATTACCTCACAGGGTGTACTCAACAGCCCGAAGAATGAACCGATCCGCAGGGCATTGATGAGAAATTGTAATTTGGTTTCTGCGGTGCGTTTACCCAACAATCTTTTTACGGAACATGCCGGAACAGAGGTTGGCAGTGATCTGATCATTCTTCAAAAGAACAGTTTAAAAAAAGGTTTAAGCGAAGCGGAAGAATTGTTTTGTGAAAGCAGATTAACAGAATACCAAACGGCAGGTAATGCCTTTTTTCATGATAATAAACGGATCATACATACATCCAGTGTGCTCGGTACAGATCCTTACGGACAACCTGCACTGATCTACACGCACAAAGATGGTGTGGGGGGCATTGCAGGTGACTTAAAAGTAATGCTTTCGGAAGACTTTCGGGATCATTTCAATCTAGGATTATATCAAGGTGTACAAAATGAAAAATCTTTTGTACAGGTTTCGGCTACGCCAAAAATAACACCTCCTGTCACGGAACCCATTACTACAAAACAGGAACAACAGGATGGGGTTACCCCTACTTATATTCCTGCAAAAAGTGAAGTACAATTGAGTTTGTTTGATCTGTTTGAAAATGAGGGATCAGCGATAGACATTGCAAAAAATGCCAAAACAAAAAAGTCAACGGTTCAACAAAAGAAAACTGTAACAAGCAGAAAAACGGTCAATGACCGTGAGCGTGCCCGTCAAGGAATTTTATTTAGTGCAACCATGCAGGTGCAGGATATTTCTGCGAAGACTACAGGTACAAGTCCTGTCAATAACAATCAGCAGATAAATAGTAAGTCAAAGACTTCGCTTGGTGATCTGTTCTCAGGCCTTGGTGAAGATGCACTCAGTGAAACTGCGCCTGCAATGAAAAGCATTCCTGAGCCTGGAATGTATACCGGAACGATCCAATCGTTCCATCGAAACGACTGCCTGGTGACGGATCATGGACATGTCGGTTATCTGAAAGATCTCGATGAGGAGAAAGAAAATGCAATGTTCCATCCATTATCACTACCAACTGCCCAGAAAGCAAAAGCAGAAACCTATATTTTGGTAAGGGACACGTATATCGATCTGTATCAGAAGGAAGCAGAAAAGCAGACCGAACATAAGCCGGAAAGAGAAACCCTAAATAAGCTGTATGATGAGTTTATAAAACGATACGGCAATCTGAACGCTGCCGAAAACATCAAGCTCATTAAGACCGACGCTGCCGGTAAGGAAATCCCTTATCTGGAGCGGGTAGTGGGTGGTGTGGTACATAAAGCGGATATTTTTCACCGTCCTGTCAGTTTTTCTACTACAACACTGGCTACCAATAATCCTGATGAAGCATTGGCAGCATCATTGAACCGATATGGGAACGTGAATTTGTTTTATATGTCGCAGATCAGCGATATGGCTGCTGAAGATTTGAAAGGTGCCTTACACGGCCGTATCTTCTATAATCCATTGGAAAGGGAATATGATATTTCAGAAAGGTGGGTTTCGGGTAATGTGGTAGAAAAAGCCAAAGAATTGGAAGCTTATTTAGATCATCATCCGGATGATAAAGAAGCAAAAGAAAGTCTTGCTGCATTGCAAGAAGCAAAACCCCGGCAGATTGAATTTGAAGAATTGGATTTCAATCTCGGTGAACGCTGGATACCTACCGGCATCTATGAACGATTTGCTTCGCACCTTTTTGATACTGAGGTTCGTATTCATTATACTGAAAACACCGATGACTTTTCTATTAAGTGCGATCAAAAGAATGCGCACATAAGGGATAAATACGCCATTAAATCAGAAAGCCGGACTTATGATGGTATTGCACTGCTCAAAAATGCACTAGTTAATACGACTCCGGATATTACGAAGAAGGTAACAATTGGTGACCAGGAAGTGAAAGTTCGGGATATGGAAGCCATTCAGATGGCTAACAGCAAAATAGACGAGATCCGTAAAGCCTTTACTGATTGGCTTCATGATCAGAATGATGAATTTAAAAAACGTTTGACTGCTCAATACAACGATACCTTCAACTGTTTTGTACGCCCGCAGTACAACGGAAGCCATCAGGACTTTCCGGGGTTAGATAGAAAAGCATTGGGTATCGAGGATCTGTACTCAAGCCAAAAAGATGCCGTTTGGATGATAAAACTTAATGGTGGGGCCATATGTGACCATGAAGTAGGTGCCGGAAAAACGCTCATCATGTGTACCGCAGCGCAGGAAATGAAACGCTTGGGACTGGCTCATAAACCCATGATGATCGGACTCAAAGCCAATGTCCATGAAATTGCAGAAACCTACCGTACGGCCTATCCCCATGCAAAGATCTTATATCCGGGAAAAGAAGACTTTACGCCCCAAAAAAGATTACGAATATTTGGTGATATCAAGAATAATGACTGGGATTGCATCATTCTTACCCATGATCAGTTTGGTATGATTCCCCAATCGCCCGAACTGCAAAAGGAAATTCTACAGATAGAATTAAATAGTGTGGAAGAGAACCTTTCTGCCTTGCAAGCTCAGGGCAGTGAAATATCGAGAGCCATGCTCAAAGGCGTTTTGATCCGAAAACAAAATCTGGAGGTCAAGCTTAAAACGCTGGAACACGATATCGAAAACCGCAAGGATGATGTGGTGGATTTTAAGATGATGGGTATTGATCATTTATTGGTAGATGAAAGTCACCGGTTTAAAAATCTGATGTTTAACACCCGCCATGACCGTGTTGCAGGGCTAGGAAACATTCAGGGAAGCCAAAAAGCACTCAACCTTCTTTTTGCCATTCGTACCATTCAGGAAAGAACCGGTAAAGATATGGGCGCTACCTTTCTCTCGGGGACTACGATCAGTAATTCATTGACAGAATTGTATTTACTCTTTAAATACCTACGCCCACAGGCCTTGGAAAAACAGGGTATTACCTGTTTTGATGCCTGGGCAGCGATCTACGCCAGGAAAACCACCGATTATGAATTTTCGGTAGCCAATAATATTGTACAAAAAGAACGCTTTCGGTATTTTATCAAAGTGCCTGAGCTTGCTCAGTTCTACTCTGAGATCACCGATTACCGTACGGCAAAGGACATCGGGATCGACCGTCCGGAAAAGAACGAAATTCTTTACAATATTCCTCCAACGCCGCAGCAGGAAGCGTTCATCAAAAAGCTGATGGAGTTTGCGAAAACGGGGAATGCAACATTGCTTGGAAGAGCTCCCTTATCTAAAAGTGAGGAAAAAGCCAAAATGCTGATTGCTACTGACTACGCCCGTAAGATGTCGTTAGACATGCGAATGATCAGCCAACAATATGTGGATCATCCCGATAGTAAGGCTTCACACTGCGCTGCTAATATCGCTAAGTATTATAAAAAGTTCAATGCCCAAAAAGGAACCCAATTTGTATTTTCTGATCTGGGCACCTATAAACCGGGGGTCTGGAATGTGTATTCTGAGATCAAGCGCAAGCTGGTCGAAGATCATGGTATTCCTGCTCAAGAGATCCGGTTTATTCAGGAGGCGAAGAACGATACACAGCGAAGGGAGTTCATACGATGGATGAATGAAGGAAAGATACGGGTGCTGTTCGGGTCAACTGATATGCTGGGCACGGGGGTCAATGCACAGAAAAGAGCGGTGGCGATTCATCACCTGGATACCCCGTGGCGTCCAAGTGATCTGGCTCAACGGGATGGCCGGGCCATTAGAAAAGGCAATGAGATCGCGAAATTCTTTGCAGAAAACATCGTAGACGTTATTATTTATGCGGTAGAAAAATCGCTGGACAGTTATAAATTTAACCTGCTTTATAATAAGCAGTTGTTTATTGACCAGCTTAAAAACAATAGTCTTGGAAAGCGTACCATTGACGAAGGCAGTATGGACGAGAAATCGGGCATGAACTTTTCAGAATATGTAGCAATCCTCTCCGGCAATACGGAACTATTGGAAAAAGCGAAGCTAGAAAAACAGATTGCAGGCCTGGAGAGTGAAAGACAGGCATTCAACCGCTCTAAGGTTACCTCAAAATACAAATTGGAAGATATGACTGCAACAGTAGAGGCTATCAAATCAAGACTGGATCGGATGAAGGTGGATTGGAACAATTTGGAGAAAAGGCTAGAGAAAAATCAGGATGGAGTGGTGTTAAATCCCATTAAGCTCCTGGGGCTTGCTGCGGATGCCGAGGTAAAACAGGTCGGGATGACACTGGGTGAAATTTCAAAAAAAGCAAGAACGGGTGGAGGATACGAAGAAATCGGCAGTCTGTACGGTTTTACCTTGCTGGTCAAAACTGAGATTTCTAAGAAAGAGGATACGGAAATTAAACTTAATAAATTTTTCGTGATGGGTGAAAGCAATATCAAGTACACGTATAACAATGGAATGATGGCCTCAGAACCAAAATTGGCGGCAATGAACTTTTTAAGTGCCCTTGAAA
- a CDS encoding DUF1896 domain-containing protein, protein MKTTTNDLSYFTLRLQEHINSSFPELLGDRTFISRRSSLAASAYEGAFLSGNSIEQCNEIGDFILFENLHFSKFDMVLRVVCNEFDTIMADEALRPFALQMFPVCESVFKGYELTDDFAYSIAYDVLYTELTGTIQIWIEENGLQ, encoded by the coding sequence ATGAAAACAACAACAAACGACCTTTCGTATTTCACCTTAAGATTGCAGGAACATATTAATAGCAGTTTTCCGGAATTATTAGGAGACAGAACCTTTATTTCGCGCCGTTCCTCGCTCGCTGCCAGTGCCTATGAAGGGGCATTTCTTTCAGGAAATTCGATTGAGCAGTGCAATGAAATTGGGGATTTCATCTTATTTGAGAACCTGCATTTTTCAAAATTCGATATGGTATTGCGTGTAGTCTGCAATGAGTTCGACACGATTATGGCTGATGAGGCGCTGCGGCCATTTGCTTTACAAATGTTCCCGGTTTGTGAATCTGTCTTTAAAGGGTATGAGCTGACTGATGATTTTGCCTATAGTATCGCATATGATGTATTGTATACAGAATTAACGGGCACGATTCAAATCTGGATTGAAGAGAATGGGCTTCAATAA